DNA sequence from the Candidatus Kaistella beijingensis genome:
GACAACGAAATCAAGTTGGAATATTCAGACGTTCTTGGACAGGCGGAACAATTGGTGAGAAATCAGTTGGCAATCTACGGAATCCATCATTTAAGCGATGAGGAAATCCAAAAATATGCGGTTGAAATGTTGAAAGACCAAGAACAAGTTCGTCAGATTTCATCTGAAGTTGCTATGGCAAAACTGAAAGACGTAATCCTTGAAAAAGCATCTAAAAAAGAAACCAAAATCTCTCACGACGAGTTCTTGGAAGAATTGAAAAAGTAAGTAATCGCACCGATTTCCCCTCTTTCAGAGGCGTGTCTTCAACCTGTTGAAGATGGGGTGTTTAAAATAGTAAATCCGTTTCAGAAATGAAACGGATTTTTTTATATGAGCAATTCTTGAATTTTTTTGAGCCACACAGGTACATAGTTTCTATGTGACTTGTGGCTTTTATTAATTATTGGTAACTGAAAAACACAATATTTTCATTTTCAGCGAGGTAATTTTCAAGTCTTGTAACTTTATTCGCATCTATGTGCATGTCGAGAATCACCTGAATTTCTCCTTTTTCCTTTTGCAATCCAACTTCATTAACATCTTTTGCAATCTGCCTCAAATCATTAAGAATAGCATCTTTCTCTTCCACAAAATTTTTTGCTTGAATATGGAGTTTCAAAGTCTTATTATGATTTTGGGGCAAGAAATTTTTCGACAAATATTCTGCGGAGTAAATCACGAAAAGTGCAGAACCCAAAAAGGTAAACGCCAGATAAACTTCGCCAAAACCAATCGACATTCCCACCGCAGCTGCAATCCAAATAATTCCTGCCGTCGTTAACCCACGAACACTGAATCCCTGCTTGAAAATAACACCCGCTCCCAAAAAACCAATTCCGCTCACGATATAGGAAGCAATTCTTGTTGGGTCGCCTGTTCCCGAAACTTTGTAAG
Encoded proteins:
- a CDS encoding MgtC/SapB family protein, producing the protein MEHFELLDVYKAILSAIAGLILGFEREMKDKSAGLKTITVICLGSTLFSILSYKVSGTGDPTRIASYIVSGIGFLGAGVIFKQGFSVRGLTTAGIIWIAAAVGMSIGFGEVYLAFTFLGSALFVIYSAEYLSKNFLPQNHNKTLKLHIQAKNFVEEKDAILNDLRQIAKDVNEVGLQKEKGEIQVILDMHIDANKVTRLENYLAENENIVFFSYQ